In the genome of Streptomyces pactum, one region contains:
- a CDS encoding SDR family NAD(P)-dependent oxidoreductase → MTALLEGKAALVTGGSRGIGAAAALRLAEDGADVAVTYHSDERAAGEIVERIKGLGRRALAIRADNADAEAVRDAVGRTAAEFGRLDILVNNAGVGVLGPIGDIASADIDRVLAVNVRAPYLAAQAAVEHLSDGGRIITIGSCMAERVAFPGGSLYAMSKSAMAGLTKGLARELGPRGITVNLVHPGPVDTDMNPADGEGGPAQAGLTALGRFGRPSEIAATVAHLAGPGGDYITGASIAVDGGFGV, encoded by the coding sequence ATGACAGCACTTCTGGAGGGCAAGGCCGCTCTGGTGACCGGAGGCAGCCGCGGGATCGGAGCCGCCGCGGCTCTCCGGCTGGCCGAGGATGGCGCCGATGTCGCCGTGACGTACCACAGCGACGAGCGGGCGGCGGGCGAGATCGTCGAGCGGATCAAGGGCCTGGGACGCCGTGCCCTCGCCATTCGGGCGGACAACGCCGACGCCGAGGCGGTACGTGATGCGGTGGGCCGGACCGCCGCCGAGTTCGGTCGGCTCGACATCCTGGTGAACAACGCGGGCGTCGGTGTTCTCGGGCCGATAGGCGACATCGCGTCGGCGGACATCGACCGCGTGCTGGCGGTCAACGTCCGGGCGCCGTACCTCGCGGCCCAGGCGGCGGTGGAGCACCTGTCCGACGGCGGGCGCATCATCACCATCGGCAGCTGCATGGCCGAGCGTGTGGCCTTCCCCGGTGGCAGCCTGTACGCGATGAGCAAGAGCGCGATGGCCGGGCTGACCAAGGGGCTCGCGCGTGAGCTGGGGCCGCGCGGGATCACCGTCAACCTCGTGCACCCGGGGCCGGTGGACACGGACATGAACCCGGCCGACGGTGAGGGCGGGCCGGCACAGGCGGGGCTCACGGCGCTGGGACGCTTCGGGCGCCCCTCCGAGATCGCGGCGACCGTGGCGCACCTCGCGGGTCCCGGTGGCGACTACATCACCGGGGCCTCGATCGCGGTGGACGGCGGATTCGGGGTGTGA
- a CDS encoding sigma-70 family RNA polymerase sigma factor, translated as MATRAVARRQTSSTTGADGGSSVRAAGGEIADRDLVGMYLDEIARTPLLDAAREVELSQAIEAGVYAQQILDGAVAEETEGTAGAGAGATRAELEAIAAEGARAKDIFIRSNLRLVVAVARRYPRSGLPLLDLIQEGNAGLVRAVEKFDYTKGFKFSTYATWWIRQAITRSIADQSRTIRLPVHLVEELGRIRRVQREYNREHGREPEHAEIAAELGTSTERVSDVLDWARDPVSLNMSVDDEGETQFGDLLEDTSAVSPEQSVLSLLRSEELEDLIGRLDERTASIIKARYGINDGRERTLTEVGKEHGLTRERIRQIEKHALLELKRMARDTGFDAAA; from the coding sequence ATGGCAACCCGTGCCGTCGCCCGCCGTCAGACCAGCAGCACCACCGGTGCTGACGGGGGCAGCAGTGTTCGCGCCGCTGGCGGGGAGATCGCCGACCGCGACCTGGTCGGCATGTATCTGGACGAGATCGCCCGGACCCCGCTGCTCGACGCGGCGAGGGAGGTCGAGCTGTCGCAGGCCATCGAGGCGGGGGTGTACGCCCAGCAGATCCTGGACGGGGCGGTCGCCGAGGAGACGGAAGGAACGGCCGGTGCCGGCGCGGGCGCGACGCGTGCCGAGCTGGAGGCGATAGCCGCCGAGGGGGCCCGGGCGAAGGACATCTTCATCCGCTCCAACCTCCGGCTGGTGGTGGCCGTCGCCCGCCGCTACCCGCGCAGCGGGCTGCCGCTGCTCGACCTGATCCAGGAGGGCAACGCCGGCCTGGTGCGCGCCGTGGAGAAGTTCGACTACACCAAGGGCTTCAAGTTCTCCACGTACGCCACCTGGTGGATCCGTCAGGCCATCACCCGCTCGATCGCCGACCAGTCCCGCACCATCCGGCTCCCTGTCCACCTGGTGGAGGAACTGGGCCGCATCCGCCGGGTGCAGCGGGAGTACAACCGGGAGCACGGGCGCGAGCCCGAGCACGCGGAGATCGCCGCCGAGCTGGGCACCAGTACCGAGCGGGTTTCGGACGTACTGGACTGGGCGCGTGACCCGGTCAGCCTCAACATGTCGGTGGACGACGAGGGCGAGACACAGTTCGGCGACCTGCTGGAAGACACGTCCGCGGTCTCGCCGGAGCAGTCGGTCCTCAGCCTGCTGCGCAGCGAGGAACTGGAAGATCTGATCGGAAGGCTCGACGAACGTACCGCGTCGATCATCAAAGCGCGCTACGGTATCAATGACGGTCGTGAGCGTACGCTGACCGAGGTCGGCAAGGAACACGGTCTGACCCGCGAGCGGATCCGTCAGATCGAGAAGCACGCTCTACTGGAGCTGAAGAGGATGGCGCGCGACACCGGCTTCGATGCCGCCGCCTGA
- a CDS encoding P1 family peptidase, whose translation MPGPTDGLTDVVGLRVGHAQRTGDGWLTGTTVVLTPDSGAVAAVDVRGGGPGTRETDALDPRNLVQRIDAVVLTGGSAFGLDAAAGVAAWLEDQERGFPIGPAASQVVPVVPAAALFDLGRGGDWRARPDAALGRAAAEAAFRSEPDAPLPRGNVGAGTGAVAGGIKGGIGSASLVLPSGVTVAALVAVNAAGSVLDPSTGTLYGAVFQPEYGEERGGLQVRPRAAAHAEAMRRLREARDESRRRAAASARPPLNTTLAVVATDAVLSRAQAQKLAGTAHDGLARAVRPVHLLTDGDTVFALATGVRPLPPGAQGATAGPPATWDVDAMAVNEVLAAGADVVTRAVLDAVLRAESIDGPGGVFPAYRDLYELDARTGADLPGGEPG comes from the coding sequence GTGCCCGGGCCGACGGACGGGCTCACCGACGTGGTGGGGCTGCGCGTCGGGCATGCCCAGCGCACCGGTGACGGCTGGCTCACCGGCACCACGGTCGTGCTCACTCCCGACAGCGGTGCGGTCGCCGCCGTGGACGTCCGGGGTGGTGGCCCCGGGACGCGGGAGACCGACGCGCTGGACCCACGGAACCTGGTGCAGCGGATCGACGCCGTGGTGCTGACCGGTGGCAGTGCGTTCGGGCTCGACGCGGCGGCGGGGGTCGCCGCCTGGCTGGAGGACCAGGAGCGCGGCTTCCCCATCGGCCCGGCGGCGTCGCAGGTGGTCCCGGTGGTCCCTGCAGCCGCCCTCTTCGACCTCGGTCGTGGTGGTGACTGGCGGGCCCGGCCGGATGCCGCGCTGGGCCGGGCAGCGGCCGAGGCCGCCTTCCGGTCCGAGCCGGACGCCCCGCTTCCCCGGGGCAACGTCGGAGCGGGCACCGGCGCGGTGGCGGGCGGGATCAAGGGAGGCATCGGCTCGGCGAGCCTGGTGCTGCCGTCCGGGGTCACGGTTGCGGCGCTGGTCGCCGTGAACGCGGCGGGCTCGGTCCTGGACCCGTCCACCGGCACCCTCTACGGGGCCGTGTTCCAGCCGGAGTACGGGGAGGAGAGGGGCGGCCTGCAGGTTCGCCCCCGCGCGGCGGCCCATGCCGAGGCCATGCGGCGGCTGCGGGAGGCCCGGGACGAGTCGCGGCGGCGCGCGGCGGCTTCGGCGCGCCCGCCGCTCAACACCACGCTCGCCGTGGTGGCCACCGATGCCGTGCTCAGCCGGGCGCAGGCCCAGAAGCTGGCGGGCACCGCGCACGACGGGCTGGCCCGGGCAGTACGCCCGGTACATCTGCTGACCGACGGCGACACGGTCTTCGCGCTGGCGACCGGAGTACGCCCGTTGCCCCCGGGGGCACAGGGGGCAACCGCCGGCCCACCGGCCACCTGGGACGTGGACGCCATGGCCGTGAACGAGGTGCTGGCCGCGGGCGCCGACGTGGTCACCCGCGCGGTACTGGACGCGGTACTCCGTGCAGAAAGCATCGACGGCCCGGGCGGGGTGTTCCCGGCCTACCGGGACCTCTACGAGCTCGACGCACGCACGGGGGCTGACCTCCCGGGCGGCGAACCCGGCTGA